From Paenibacillus sp. FSL H8-0537:
GTCGATGTATTTCTTGGTCAATCTTCAGCTACTGAGCGAGAGATAAGCTTGACGATTCATGAAGGCGCCGATATTAATGGGACAGTACTAGGCGTAGCGAAGGTAAGCAGTAGTATTGTGCCTGTATTTCCGGGAGGATGGGTTCGGTTTAATTTTAACGAAGGGATTTATGTGGAGTCTAACAAGATTTATGGCATGATGATGGAGACAACCAACAATGAACCAAGTCAAGTGAACCAAGTCACTTGGAGAATATACAATCCTAGCGCATATAACGGCGGTACACCGTATTATTTTGAATCTTGGGATAATTTCAATTTTGATTTTGCATTCAGGACGTATGTAGCTTCTCAGCAGAGGGACTATTCGACTTCTTTGCAGTTGGACCAGCTTACAACAACTTATGGTGATACTGAGGAGATCAGAGCTACATTGCTGGATGTTCAAAATCAGGCAGTATCGAATAAAACAGTCACATTTTCTCTGGATGGAAACGTTCTTGGTTCATCTAATACGAATGGAAATGGTGAAGCGATATTCAGCTATTCGGTTAACACGGCAATAGGGAATCATACACTTACAGCGGAATTCGCAGGAGACCCTACCCATCTTACTTCGAATGATTCTGTTACGCTGAGGGTCGATAAGAGGCCTCTTGCAGTAACCGCAAACGATGCGACTCGTGCATATGGTACGAGCAATCCGGTATTCACAGGAACGATAGTAGGCGGTTTATCGTCAGATGGAATTACGGCAACTTATGCTACGAGCGCTGACCAAGCAAGTCATGTAGGGAGCTATGCGATTGAAGCAGCACTGGTTGATCCGAATAATAAGCTAGGAAATTACGAAGTAACGAAAACCTCGGGTAGTCTGAGTGTTACGAAAGCGTCACTATCGGTAACCGCAGACGATGCGACGCGTGAATACGGAATGAGCAATTCGGTATTCACAGGAACGATAGTGGGCGGTTTATCGTCAGATGGGATTACAGCAACTTACGCAACGGGCGCTGATCAAGCAAGTAATGTAGGGAACTATGCGATTGAAGCGTCACTGGTTGACCCGAATAACAAGCTAGGAAATTACGAAGTAACGAAAACCGCAGGCAGTCTATCCGTTACGAGAGCGCCGATTACAGTAACGCCTCACACCATATCGCGTTGGGTAAACAATGCGAATCCCTTCCTGGACGGTGTTGTAACAGGTGTGCGGAACAACGACGATATATCCGTGAAGTATGTGACGCTTGCAGAGCAAAGCAGCCCAGTTGGCAATTATACGATAGAGACTGAAATCATTGATCCTAATCAACGTTTAGGTAACTATGAAGTTACGAGCAATACTGCGAAGCTCAACGTGTATGATGTTCCGAAATTAACTTATGCTACTAACGATACCGCTTCATCAGTTATTGGACCTCTCGGTCTTCCAGCAACCGATGATGAAGGTAGAAGCATTCAATGGGTTTCCTCGAATAATCAATTTGTAGATGGTGCGACAGGTTATGTACAACGCCCGTCCTATACAGAGGGGAATAAGAGCATAACACTTAAAGCGACGATAACAGCTGATGGTGCTACTTATGAAGCCATTTATCCGCTAATCATTATTGCAAACAGTAACACTAGTTCTGGAAGTAACACTAATTCTGGAAGTAACACTAATTCTGGGAGTAACACTAGTTCTGGAGTATCGAATTACATTGAGGTTATGTCAGCTAATGGAAAACAACGAGTTGAACTAAAACTTGATGATTTGAAAAAAGGATTAGTTACAATCAAATCAGATAGTGAAGTTGCAGAATTTATGATTAGTAAAGCGACATTAACGCAGTTAATGGCCATTTCACCATCAATGAAACTGCAATTCATTACAGTAAAAGACGAAATTACCATACCGATTCAAGAGATGGCGATTGCAGGGAATAATCATGATTTAACCATTAAAATAGGCAGAGCAGATACGACAACAGAATTTGTTGAAGTTAAGAAGAGTCTTGGCGCAAATGTTTGGGCAGGGCCAGTTGTGTTCAACGTTAATGGACTAGATGATCAAGGGAGAAGCTCTGAGATCTCAGCGTTCACATCCTATGTTGAAAGAAAGATTGAGCTTGATGGCCAAGAGTCCGATTTTGCTACAGTCGTATTTTGGGATGAAGAGAAGCAAGCGTTCAACTTTGTTCCTGCACAATTCATAAATGAGAATGGTAAAGTCACAGCAATTGTGAAGAGTATGCGAAACGGCTACTTTTTCGTAATTGATCGTCGAGTTGGCTTTGTAGATTTGCAGAATCATTGGGCAAAGTCGGATATAGAGTTACTTGCAGCTAAGTTCATCGTTCAGGGGCGTAGCGAAATGAATTTTGATCCGAATGGTATGCTTACCCGAGCAGAAACGGCTGCATTACTTGTACGTGCAATAGGGATTCCGTTGAATAACACTGAATTTAGCTTTTCTGATGTGGATGGGAAATGGTATGAAGCAGATGTTATCGCAGCTGAGCAGGTGGGATTAATCAAGGGATATAGTGACGGGACTTTCCGTCCGAACAACCGTGTGACACGTGAGGAGTTGGCGGTTATGCTTACCCGAGCTATTGCTTATGCTAATCCTTCTTTGCAGACAGCTAATAGGGTGTTAGCTTTAGAAGATGTGGAATCCATTTCATCTTGGGCGGAGGATTCTATTTATCAAGCGCTTAGTTTAGGAATCATTAAAGGCGATCAGCAAGGTAATTTCAAGCCGCAAGAAGAAGCAACTCGGGCAGAAATGGTTACACTTCTCTCGCGTATGCTGAAACTATTAAATTTTATATAGGATTGGATTTTGGTTCGAACTGAATAATAGCTGTAATTTGTTCTAATAGCCACGTTCCACCATGCGAATCCACAACCGAAATAATCTGCATCCCACTTGTTAGATGGTGTCTAGTAAAGGGAGGTGTTGTTTAAAAAAGGTTGTGGATTTTTTATTTTTTTGACTCCATCTAATGATCAACCAGACGATGTAAGGCGACCAGTTCTTCTCAAATAATGAGCTATTCCACTAGAAAGAAGGTTAGTATTTTCAAGATACAGATATGAATTTTTCAAGTACTGAAGGAATAGTTACGATCTTTGATACGTTTGATGAGTTTCTTGCTGATTCCATGTATAAGAATGCACCTATAAATTGGCATGATTGAACTAAAAGGGAAAGATAGCTGAATAACAAATCAGTTGGTCAAAGAGTAAGCGTGTGGAGTGAGCGGATCAAAATCACAACAAGCACAAGCATTCAAGGAGGAGAACCATGAAATTTTGCACAAAAGAATGGTATGAAGAAATGCAAATTGCCGGGATAATGTGCATATATGAGACAGAAGAGGAATGGGAGGAGTACCTCGCCTATTTTCGCTCAGAAGGCAAAGACCCTCTACAATCGCAGCGCGAATTGTTAGAAGAAAAGAAAGAACATCTGCTAAAATACCTCCCAGAAGCCTTTCACCCCTACATACACGATGGTACGTTGAATACGATCTACCCGCCTCCTGAATTGAAGGAAATGGCGAAGCAGTGGAAGCAAGACTATGATGATCGCATGCGTAAAGTGGCCGAGACGTATAACCGCTATTATAAATCTATTCAAAACGAGCTTCCGCCCAATGCGATCAAGCTATTCGAAAATACCCTTCACGATGCCAAATTTACCTCCTATGATCGTCCTGATGAAGCAACGTTTTTTCTATATTTGGACTGTCGCGGCTCTTATTCTTATTTTACGGATATTAAAATTACGTTTCACGGAGTCAAGCAGTTGGAGCTTCCAGATCTTCCTGAAAATACGTGGTGGCTGTACGATGAAATTTACACGATTGACGGTGGCTTTGAGATCAGAGTGCTGCTGGATTCACTAGAAGCGTTCATTATTTCCGCTGTCGATGTAGAGATTGAAGTATTAGGCGAGCTGCAAAGCCAATAGCCAAGAGAGCCTATTTAATAACCCAAAAAGGATCGTGAGCGCATGAACACGATATATCTAGTCCGTCATTGCCAAGCAGAAGGCCAAGAGCCTGACGCTCCATTAACCGAAGCAGGGATAGAGCAAGCGCAGCAAGTAGCTGTATTTTTGGCGAAGAAGCAGATAGAAGGAATCATTTCGAGCCCATATGAGCGGGCTTACCGAACGATCTCTCCATTAGCTGACGCCACTGACCTGCCCATAAAGCGGGATGAGCGGTTAACCGAGCGCATTTTATCGGGTCAAAATCATCCCGACTGGCGCGAAATGCTTCGCCGAACCTATGAGGACATGGATTTATGCTACGAGGGCGGGGAATCTAGCCATACCGCTACCAGCCGGGCTGTTCAAGTCGTTAATGAGGCACTGAATAGCGGCTGGAAAAATACCGTAATCGTCTCACATGGCAACCTCATTTCGCTGCTGCTCAAGCATCTGGATCAGGCAGTCGGGTTTCATGAATGGGAAGCCCTGTCCAATCCCGACGTTTACGAGCTATCCTTCACCGATGCGGCGTCCAGCTTCAATCGAATTTGGAAGCCATAACAAGACAAGCTCAGAGCTGTTTCTGCTACTACCTTCCCTTCTATATTCGGTTCCATTTCAAATTCAGAGAGGAGCAGCGCCATTATGGATCAAAATATGAAACAAGCGATAGTCAGGGGGGAAACCTCGCTTGGCATCGAATTTGGCTCTACACGAATCAAGGCTGTACTGGTTGATTACCATTTTCAAACAATCGGTTCCAGCAGCTATGAGTGGGAAAATCAATTGATCGACGGTTATTGGACCTACGATCTCAATGAAATGATTAACGGGCTGCAAGAAACCTATCGCCAATTAAAGCAAGAGGTTGAGAACAATTATGGCGTAACCCTGCAAAAAATCGGATCAATCGGATGTTCAGCCATGATGCAGGGCTATATTGCACTTGATCACGCAGGGGAGCTATTGGTTCCGTTTCGTACATGGCGCAATGCCACAACGGGTACAGCTGCATCGGAGTTAACCGAGAAATTCCAGTTTAAAATTCCACAGCGCTGGAGCATCGCACATTTGTATCAAGCGATTTTGAACGAGGAAGAGCATGTCACTAACCTAGCTTATATGACGACTTTGTCGGGTTACATGCATTGGCTGTTGACTGGCAGCAAGGCTCTTGGTGTGGGAGATGCCTCTGGTATGTTTCCAATCGATGAATCTGCAACGCAATATAATGAAGATA
This genomic window contains:
- a CDS encoding S-layer homology domain-containing protein, with the translated sequence MLHSRQMNLFKKGVLIVIGILLIAFAMPESSQASFVDPIDQTSDTDNTIPNSQGGSKGVGQSFTAGKTGWMYDVDVFLGQSSATEREISLTIHEGADINGTVLGVAKVSSSIVPVFPGGWVRFNFNEGIYVESNKIYGMMMETTNNEPSQVNQVTWRIYNPSAYNGGTPYYFESWDNFNFDFAFRTYVASQQRDYSTSLQLDQLTTTYGDTEEIRATLLDVQNQAVSNKTVTFSLDGNVLGSSNTNGNGEAIFSYSVNTAIGNHTLTAEFAGDPTHLTSNDSVTLRVDKRPLAVTANDATRAYGTSNPVFTGTIVGGLSSDGITATYATSADQASHVGSYAIEAALVDPNNKLGNYEVTKTSGSLSVTKASLSVTADDATREYGMSNSVFTGTIVGGLSSDGITATYATGADQASNVGNYAIEASLVDPNNKLGNYEVTKTAGSLSVTRAPITVTPHTISRWVNNANPFLDGVVTGVRNNDDISVKYVTLAEQSSPVGNYTIETEIIDPNQRLGNYEVTSNTAKLNVYDVPKLTYATNDTASSVIGPLGLPATDDEGRSIQWVSSNNQFVDGATGYVQRPSYTEGNKSITLKATITADGATYEAIYPLIIIANSNTSSGSNTNSGSNTNSGSNTSSGVSNYIEVMSANGKQRVELKLDDLKKGLVTIKSDSEVAEFMISKATLTQLMAISPSMKLQFITVKDEITIPIQEMAIAGNNHDLTIKIGRADTTTEFVEVKKSLGANVWAGPVVFNVNGLDDQGRSSEISAFTSYVERKIELDGQESDFATVVFWDEEKQAFNFVPAQFINENGKVTAIVKSMRNGYFFVIDRRVGFVDLQNHWAKSDIELLAAKFIVQGRSEMNFDPNGMLTRAETAALLVRAIGIPLNNTEFSFSDVDGKWYEADVIAAEQVGLIKGYSDGTFRPNNRVTREELAVMLTRAIAYANPSLQTANRVLALEDVESISSWAEDSIYQALSLGIIKGDQQGNFKPQEEATRAEMVTLLSRMLKLLNFI
- a CDS encoding DUF4085 family protein; the encoded protein is MKFCTKEWYEEMQIAGIMCIYETEEEWEEYLAYFRSEGKDPLQSQRELLEEKKEHLLKYLPEAFHPYIHDGTLNTIYPPPELKEMAKQWKQDYDDRMRKVAETYNRYYKSIQNELPPNAIKLFENTLHDAKFTSYDRPDEATFFLYLDCRGSYSYFTDIKITFHGVKQLELPDLPENTWWLYDEIYTIDGGFEIRVLLDSLEAFIISAVDVEIEVLGELQSQ
- a CDS encoding histidine phosphatase family protein encodes the protein MNTIYLVRHCQAEGQEPDAPLTEAGIEQAQQVAVFLAKKQIEGIISSPYERAYRTISPLADATDLPIKRDERLTERILSGQNHPDWREMLRRTYEDMDLCYEGGESSHTATSRAVQVVNEALNSGWKNTVIVSHGNLISLLLKHLDQAVGFHEWEALSNPDVYELSFTDAASSFNRIWKP